A stretch of Lewinella sp. 4G2 DNA encodes these proteins:
- a CDS encoding TraR/DksA C4-type zinc finger protein, with protein MERYSDEDLAIFGERIKADYKEAKNELQILQDQVKELSETMSQNFGADMGEDSGSVSAMELLNEQVLRKRDHITALQNAMLRIQNKVYGSCAVTGKLIDKERLAAVPTTTKSLEGMRMQASGELDITAADVARRAAERREGPNKIVSRVKIPPPPPKKPSKPKRKKPGRKPRRPVEEEDDII; from the coding sequence ATGGAAAGATACAGTGACGAAGACCTCGCAATTTTTGGCGAGCGCATCAAGGCAGATTATAAAGAAGCGAAGAACGAACTCCAGATCCTGCAGGATCAGGTAAAGGAACTCAGCGAAACCATGTCCCAAAACTTTGGGGCCGATATGGGTGAAGACAGCGGCTCCGTGAGCGCTATGGAGCTCCTTAACGAGCAAGTGCTCCGTAAACGCGACCACATCACCGCGCTGCAGAACGCCATGCTTCGAATCCAAAATAAAGTCTACGGCAGCTGCGCCGTAACCGGTAAACTGATCGACAAAGAGCGCCTCGCCGCCGTGCCGACCACCACCAAAAGCCTCGAAGGCATGCGCATGCAGGCCAGCGGCGAACTCGACATCACCGCCGCCGACGTTGCTCGCCGCGCCGCCGAACGCCGCGAAGGGCCGAATAAGATCGTCTCGCGCGTCAAGATTCCGCCGCCACCGCCGAAGAAACCCTCCAAGCCGAAGCGGAAGAAGCCCGGGCGGAAGCCGCGGCGTCCGGTTGAGGAAGAAGACGATATTATTTGA
- a CDS encoding phosphatidate cytidylyltransferase, with translation MQGLWRRLTTAVIFVCIMVVGHYTGEYTFSLLFLTIAAGCLWEFFGMTLDLHTRRDKIRKVFGLLLGLMPFVLVTILSLMDVSDPESFITLAALLFSPFVFTIFIYELYSHSKEPFANIAYMILGLFYIGLPFALVNFIAFDGTDFRARLVLGLLVLTWVNDTGAYVTGSLIGKTPLFPRISPNKTWEGSTGGVLVCLIFGYLLSLVYDDIPTIQWLGLAAIVAVFGGLGDLVESMLKRSVKVKDSGNLLPGHGGLLDRFDAFIFVVPFATAYILYFR, from the coding sequence TTGCAAGGACTCTGGAGAAGGCTCACTACGGCCGTGATATTCGTTTGTATCATGGTGGTTGGCCACTACACCGGGGAGTACACATTTTCGTTGTTGTTTTTGACCATCGCAGCCGGATGTCTGTGGGAATTCTTTGGCATGACACTGGATCTACACACCCGGCGGGATAAAATCCGGAAGGTTTTCGGTCTTCTCCTCGGGCTGATGCCCTTCGTGCTGGTCACCATCCTTTCTTTGATGGACGTGAGTGATCCTGAAAGTTTCATCACGCTTGCCGCTCTCCTCTTCTCTCCTTTCGTATTTACGATTTTCATCTACGAACTGTACAGCCACAGTAAGGAACCCTTCGCCAACATCGCGTACATGATCCTGGGCTTATTCTACATTGGCCTCCCATTTGCCCTAGTGAACTTCATTGCTTTTGACGGAACCGACTTCCGAGCGCGGCTAGTGCTTGGTTTGCTGGTCCTGACCTGGGTTAACGATACGGGCGCTTACGTTACGGGTAGCCTAATAGGGAAGACGCCGCTTTTCCCGCGGATCAGCCCCAATAAGACTTGGGAAGGCAGCACGGGTGGCGTCCTGGTTTGTCTGATCTTCGGCTACCTACTCAGCCTGGTCTACGACGATATCCCCACCATTCAGTGGCTCGGCCTGGCGGCAATCGTAGCCGTATTTGGTGGCCTGGGTGACCTCGTAGAGAGCATGCTCAAACGCAGCGTCAAAGTAAAGGATAGCGGTAACCTCTTACCCGGACACGGCGGACTACTGGACCGGTTCGACGCCTTTATTTTTGTAGTTCCCTTTGCTACCGCATACATCCTTTATTTCCGGTAG
- a CDS encoding 4Fe-4S dicluster domain-containing protein, giving the protein MAIMITDDCINCGACEPECPNTAIYEGGVEWTMAEGTTITEPYKIETGEVVEPNEDKEPVSDEFYYIVPDKCTECVGFHEEPQCAAVCPVDCCVPDPEREEEESVLAARQATLHA; this is encoded by the coding sequence ATGGCCATCATGATCACCGACGACTGCATCAATTGCGGAGCCTGCGAACCGGAATGCCCCAACACCGCGATCTACGAAGGCGGCGTAGAATGGACGATGGCCGAAGGAACGACCATCACCGAGCCCTATAAGATCGAGACGGGCGAAGTGGTAGAACCCAACGAGGATAAGGAACCGGTGAGTGATGAGTTTTACTACATCGTCCCCGACAAATGTACCGAGTGCGTTGGTTTCCACGAAGAACCCCAGTGTGCCGCCGTCTGCCCGGTAGACTGTTGCGTCCCCGACCCCGAACGGGAAGAAGAGGAAAGTGTACTGGCCGCCCGCCAAGCGACACTGCACGCTTAA
- a CDS encoding lysophospholipid acyltransferase family protein yields MAKVLYYCLLLPLSYLPMAVLYGISSGLYWLSFRLVGYRVAIVRDNIQRSFPDWGEERVDEQVEKFYRYFFDTLAESIKLFSMSEAEAVARCNVSNPELLDPLVNAGKSIIAVGAHYSNWEIAGISFPAIFPRLQVMAVYSPLKNDAADQIARANRQRNGTRLVSRRVIKAYFERPRQQPALEFFVADQSPSNVIWQKIHWTTFLNQPTGFLAGPERFAVRHDTPIYYMKLRMVKRGHYLGELQRISDDPTSTTPGEITEAYVRILEEEIQRDPTPWLWTHRRWKREVPPEVAEQLQHQAYLPPEYER; encoded by the coding sequence ATGGCCAAGGTCCTTTATTATTGCTTACTCCTCCCACTCAGCTACCTGCCGATGGCGGTTCTGTACGGAATCAGTAGTGGCTTATACTGGCTTTCTTTTCGTTTGGTTGGCTACCGGGTGGCCATTGTTCGGGATAACATCCAACGGTCTTTTCCCGATTGGGGCGAGGAACGGGTTGACGAGCAGGTCGAGAAATTCTACCGCTACTTTTTCGACACCCTCGCCGAATCCATCAAGCTCTTCAGTATGAGTGAGGCCGAGGCAGTGGCGCGCTGTAACGTATCCAACCCGGAGCTATTAGACCCTCTGGTGAATGCGGGCAAAAGCATCATCGCCGTCGGGGCGCATTATTCCAATTGGGAGATCGCGGGTATTTCCTTTCCGGCCATCTTCCCTCGGTTACAGGTTATGGCTGTCTACAGCCCGCTTAAGAATGATGCGGCCGATCAGATTGCGCGCGCTAATCGGCAACGTAACGGTACCCGGCTCGTCAGCCGCAGGGTCATCAAAGCCTACTTTGAACGGCCACGGCAACAGCCTGCACTGGAGTTCTTCGTCGCTGACCAGAGCCCGAGCAACGTCATTTGGCAGAAGATTCACTGGACGACCTTTCTCAATCAGCCCACTGGTTTTTTGGCTGGCCCGGAGCGGTTCGCAGTGCGCCACGATACTCCCATCTATTACATGAAATTACGGATGGTAAAACGTGGTCACTATCTAGGCGAATTACAGCGAATCTCGGATGATCCCACCAGTACCACCCCGGGGGAAATCACCGAAGCTTACGTCAGAATCTTAGAGGAAGAGATCCAACGCGACCCAACCCCCTGGCTCTGGACGCACCGCCGGTGGAAGCGGGAGGTGCCGCCCGAGGTAGCCGAACAACTCCAGCACCAGGCTTACCTGCCACCGGAATACGAGCGCTAG
- a CDS encoding MerR family transcriptional regulator — MAKELTKDDLKLYYSIGEVSELLGINATKIRYWDKEFTHLKPNKNSRGDRRFTKENIKQLRQIDNLLNHRKFTIEGARQEIAAQKKGGSEDKDAVVSRLLRVRRRLEGML, encoded by the coding sequence ATGGCAAAGGAACTGACGAAGGATGACCTGAAACTTTACTACTCTATCGGTGAGGTGTCAGAACTGTTGGGTATCAACGCAACTAAAATCCGCTACTGGGATAAGGAATTTACTCACCTTAAACCAAATAAAAATAGCAGGGGAGACCGCCGTTTCACCAAAGAAAACATCAAGCAGCTTCGCCAGATCGACAACTTACTGAACCACCGGAAATTCACCATCGAAGGCGCCCGGCAGGAGATTGCGGCGCAAAAGAAGGGCGGTAGTGAGGATAAAGACGCCGTGGTCAGCCGTCTCCTCCGCGTGCGCCGACGCCTGGAAGGAATGCTGTAG
- a CDS encoding outer membrane beta-barrel protein has translation MRLAFCTLFLLMFSLTCFGQDVVEQAYGIEVAPHFGNRRISAGSGVVFTELERQDSLESGRGGYGVGLIYTSRVNKIGFTTGVRYLQTGYSVAEQSDRRAGSNRTFSQEVTAQYLSIPFELNFYQDIKPEDRVYFSLGVAGHFHLKTETEQTDFIEGEEQGTIILEEDPETSFRPATISLNTSIGYDRKLSERLSFRVEPFFQFFLQGNLKSNFNQTNRNYFQVGSRVLVRRFF, from the coding sequence ATGCGTTTAGCCTTTTGCACCCTATTCCTGCTGATGTTCTCCCTTACCTGCTTTGGCCAGGATGTGGTGGAGCAAGCCTACGGGATCGAGGTAGCGCCCCATTTCGGGAACCGCCGGATCTCCGCCGGCAGCGGCGTAGTGTTTACGGAACTGGAAAGACAGGATAGCCTCGAATCCGGCCGGGGCGGTTACGGAGTAGGTTTGATCTACACGAGCCGCGTCAACAAGATTGGATTTACCACCGGCGTACGCTACCTACAAACCGGCTACAGCGTCGCGGAGCAATCGGACCGACGCGCCGGCTCCAACCGCACCTTCAGCCAGGAAGTAACCGCTCAGTATTTGAGCATTCCCTTCGAGCTAAACTTCTATCAGGACATCAAGCCGGAAGACCGAGTCTACTTCTCCCTGGGCGTAGCTGGTCATTTCCATTTGAAAACAGAGACGGAACAAACGGACTTCATCGAAGGGGAAGAGCAGGGAACCATCATCCTGGAAGAAGACCCCGAAACGAGCTTCCGCCCGGCTACGATCTCCCTGAATACCTCCATTGGGTACGATCGTAAACTATCAGAACGACTGAGTTTTCGGGTGGAACCCTTCTTCCAGTTTTTCCTGCAGGGGAACCTCAAAAGCAACTTTAACCAGACCAACCGGAACTACTTCCAGGTCGGTAGCCGGGTACTCGTGCGCAGGTTTTTCTGA